DNA from Brachyspira aalborgi:
GCGACTCTTCTTGTAACTTGTTTTGAATTAAAAATATTATAAACTCCGACTTTTCCGTATTTTATTATATATAAATAATCGCTGCTTTTAAGTTCGTTGTATAGACAATAGCCTTTTTTATATTTATAAATATTATTTTCTATGAGTTCTGGTTCTTCGATTGGCTTTATTTTAGATAATAATTCGTTTACAGTTTCATTATTTTCGTTGGATTCTTTATATTTATTAAATAATTTATAAGCCGCATCGTAAAATCCATTATTATAATATATTTTTCCCATCTCAACAATATCCGATATTTTCGGTTTTGTTTTAATATAAGGTTTATTCGCTTTATTTAGAAAATAATAATATCTATCAAGCCATCTTTCAAGATTGAGAATTAAATAATTATATATTTTATTTATTATGCTTTGATTATTTATATTTTCTATTTCTTGAATATTCATTTCTAATAATTCCGTATCTTCCAAAGCCTTTACCGTAAAAATAAAAGGTTCGTTAATTACCGCGTTATAAAATCCTATAATATCTCCTTCTTTATATTGAAAAGTATAATTGTCTGCAAAATAACTATACGCTTCAACTTTTCCTTTAATGATTATATAAAACATATATTTAGGTTCTTGTCCGTCTATAAATATTATAGAATCTTTTTTAAATTTGACAGTTTTTGAATTACTCATATTTACAAACTCATTAATATAAAATATTATTTTTTAATTATATAAAATATAAACCAATAAATATGGAATAGATAAAATATAAATATACGATTTGTTTATAAAAATAAATAAATTCTATTTTATTGAAAAAGCACAACGCCTTTTTTTAATATAATATTCGCGTATATTTCAAGTTCGCTTGTAGAAACTATAGCGTAAACATTTTTATATATATTATATATAATATATAAGTAATTTTTTAAAAAAATAAGCCTATTATCTCAAGGAATTATTGAAAAAAAAGACAGAGGAATTATAATATCTTCTGTTTATAATTCTTTATCCGATAGTTATGCAAAATACATAGAAAGTCTTAAAAATATTTTGCAAAAAGATATAAACTATTTGCATATAGTCGGAGGAGGAAGCAGAGATAAATTGATTTGTAAATTAACTAAAGATAAAACTAATATAAAAGCGTTTGCCGGTCCCGTAGAATGCACGGCGATAGGAAATATATTGGCTCAATTTAAATCTTTAGGTTTATTGAAAAATGTTAAAGAAATGAGAGAATTAGTAATAAAAAGTTTTGATATAAAAGAAATATAATTTTATTTGTAAAAGTTTAATTAAATATATTTTTTAAGGAGAAATAATCAATATGATTAAAAAAAATAATAATTCTAATAATAACAGAAAAGATTTGTCTAAACAGATAATAGCCGCATGCTTAAAAATGCGCGAGGATGGAGTAAATCAAGGAACTGCGGGAAATATAAGCGTTAGATTTAAAGACGGAATGCTTATAACTCCTTCGGGAATGCCTTACGAGATTATGAAACCTGAAGATATAGTTTTTGTTAATTCAAAAGGCGAAGCCGAAAAAGATAAAATCCCTTCAAGCGAATGGAGATTTCATTTATCGATTTTAAAAGACAATCCAAATTTTAACGCCGTTATTCATAATCATGCTGTTTATTCTTCTATGGTTTCTATACTCAATATTGATTATATACCCGCAATACATTATATGGTTGGAGTCGCGGGAGGAAATAAAATTCCTTGCGCGAAATACGCAACTTATGGAACGCAAGAATTATGCGATAATATTTCAATAGCAATGAAAGGTTATAAAGCCTGCATATTAAATAATCATGGTTTAGTCGCTTCGGATGAAACTTTGCAAAAAGCTTATCATGTAATGATGGAAGTTGAAAATTTGGCAAGATTATATATCGGAGTTAAAACCATAGGAAATTTTTCTATTTTGCCTGATAGCGAAATGGAAATAGTTTTAGAGAAATTTAAAAACTACGGCTTGAATGTAAAACATAAAATAAAATCTAATAAATCAAATAAAAAATAAATTAACAAAAGGAGAATTAAAATGGCTAGATTTATTTTAAACGAAACAAGTTATTTTGGAGCGGGAATTAGAAACGAACTTTCTAACGAAGTTAAAGCGAGAGGTTTTAAAAAGGCGCTTTTAGTTAGCGATAAAGTTTTGGATTCCTGCGGAGTATTGCAAAAAGTAAAGGATGTATTGGATAAGGGCAATATATCTTACGAAACTTTTTTAGATATTAAGCAAAACCCTACGATTAAAAACTGTAAAGACGGACTTTCTGTTTTTAATATTTCTATAGCCAATCTTTGATTTGAGTAAAATATAGAATCAAAATAGATTTTATCTTTTAATATATTTTTAACTATATTATATCCGCTTTGAATATCGTTAAAATTCCCGTAATCAACTCTATTTTCCTTAATTCGTAAAAATCTATAAATCAGTTAGAATTATAGAATAATATATAAAAAATCGATAAATTAACTTATATTAATAATTCTATAATCTAAAGTTTATTTAAATATAAATTATTATCTTAATATTAAAAATATTATTTCTTAATCTTCCACTTCAAATAAGCCGATATAAACTCGTCAATATTTCCATCCATTACCGAATTCATATTTCCGCTTTCATAACCCGTCCTCAAATCTTTAACTAATTGATAAGGCTGAAAAACATAACTTCTTATTTGATTTCCCCAAGCAATATCTGTTTTCTCTCCCGCTATTTTTTGTTTTTCTTTATCCAATTTTTCTTTTTCAAGCTGATATAGTTTAGCCTTAAGCATTTTCATTGCCATATCTTTATTATTATGCTGACTCCTCTCCGCCTGACATTGAACGACAATATTTGTGGGAATATGAGTTATTCTTATAGCCGAAGAGGTTTTATTAACATGCTGTCCTCCTGCTCCCGAAGCTCTATAAGTGTCTATTCTCAAATCTGCTTGATTTATATCGACTTCAATATCTTCGTCTATATCTGGCATAACGCTAACGGCTACAAATGAAGTATGTCTTTTAGCGTTGGCATCAAAAGGCGATATTCTAACAAGTCTATGAACTCCTATTTCAGAACGCAAATATCCGTAAGCGTATAAACCTTGAATATAAAAACTTATCTGTTTTATTCCAGCCTCGTCTCCTGGAAGTTCGTCAGTAGTTTCGACAGTCCATCCATGCCTTTCGCAAAATCTCACATACATTCTTGAAAGCATTGAAGCCCAATCGCAGCTTTCAGTTCCGCCAGCTCCAGCGTTTAAAGTTAAATATGCATTTTTGCTATCAAATTCGCCCGAAAATAAATTTTTAGTTTCAAGCTCTTCAAAAACTTTTTGTAATTCTAAACATTCGCTTTCTAATTCCGCTTCCATTTCATTATCGTTTGAGTTTATGGCAAGTTCGGTAAGTTCGTATATATTATTTGAATTTTTTATCAGATTATCAACGGGCTCTATTTTATCAAGCAAAAGCATTCTCTCTTTCATCAATTTTTGAGCGGAAATATTATCACTCCAAAAATCGTCTTTTGCCGAAATTTCGTCAATCTCTTTTACTCTTTTATAAATCGATTCTGGGTCAAAGATACCCCCTTAAAATTTTAGCCTGCTCTTTAATATTTGATACTATATTTTTTATCTCTGATAATGTCATATTAATTCCCCAATACTAATAAAATTATTCTTCAATAGGAAGGATTCTCGCTCCATTTGAAGGCTTTACTATATAAACATCGGCATCTCTTCTCGTTTTTTCCTTATATTTTGAATAAAGATTTTCTATAACATTTTCAACTTCGGTTTTCTTAAGAAACATTAAAACTCCTCCGCCAAATCCCGTGCCAATCATACAAACTCCCATAACTCCGTCCATATTTATAGCCTCTTCAACTAAAATATCCAATTCTGCAGTTGAGACTTCGTATAATTTGCTTAAACCGTCATGCGTTTTTAGTATTAAATTTCCCAAATCTTTAACAGAGCCTTTTTTAATAGCTTTGACAGCTTGATTGACTCTATCTTGTTCAGCAGAAACATATAAAGCCCTTCGCATCTCCTTATTTTGAAGATTCGATTTTATAAACTCCGCGTCTTTAGGTTTTAAATCGCATAATGATTTTAAGTTTGGTTTTTTCTCTTTAAGTTTTTTAAAAGCGTTATCGCATTCTCTTCTTCTCGCGTTATATTCGCTATCGCTTGAATTTCTTTTTTTATTGCTATTTATAACCGCCATACAATATTCGCCCAAATTAAAATCTAAATATTCGTATTCTAAAGAGTTCATATTAAAGAAAAATACTTGATTCTCTTTTCCCATAAAAATTGTGACATGGTCGGTTAAAGAAGTTTTTTGAGATGCAAACTTTTTTTCGCCTTCGTAAGATAATTTAGCCATTTCCAAAGGCTCTATATCGGATATTCCGTTTAAATCCAAAATAGCGTAAGTCAAACAACCGCATAAAGAACTTGAAGAAGCCAAAGAAGTATTAAAAGGCAAATCGGTATAAACATAAATATCAATGCCTGCTACTTTGTAATCTTTTTCAATTAAGCTTGAATATACTCCCTTAAAATATACAAGCCATTCATCTTCTTTAGTTTTTTCCAAATCGTCTAAAGAAAATGATTTTCTCGCCTTAAACGAATGAGCGTAAATATTTACTTTAGAATCAGGACGCTTTCTTGCGACAATATAAGTTCCTCTGTCTATAGCCGCGGTTATAGTATTTCCTCCTGAGTAATCTATAAGCTCTCCGATTACGGTAACTTTTCCAGGCGCAAAATATAATTTAGCTTCGCCTTTGTGTCCGAAGATTTCTCTAAATCTCTCTACTATTTTTAAATGTAATTTAGGTATCATAATTTATCCCATAAAAAATTAATTGAAATATATATTATATAGATAAAAAAATCAATATATAATATTGACTTAATAACTATGTATAGTATAATAATTTATATAAAAAAAGGAGCATAAATTATGACAGAATTAACAGACAAACAAAAAGACATACTCAATTTTTTGAGAGAATTTACAAGCGAAAATGGATATCCTCCAACCGTAAAAGAAGTTATGGCGAAATTTAATTTTGCATCTCCTACGGCTGTGACTACTCATTTAACCGCGTTAGAAAAAAAAGGATTCGTTAAGAAAACTGGAAACAGAGCGAGAGGAAGCGTTCCAATAAATATATTTAGAAACGAAGACTCCGTAAGTATTCCTTTATTGTATAACGAAATAAAGTCAGGATTATTAATGGATTCTGCAAGCGAAACTATCGAAGAAAGATTTACTTTACCTAAATCTATAGCGCAAGACGAAAATAATTTTCTTGTAAAAGTCGTTGGCGATTCTATGATAGACGCTCATATAAAAGAAGGCGATATGGTTTTAGTTAGTCCTACAAAAATAGAACCGAATAACGGAGATATAGTAGTCGCTAAAATATATAATAAAGGAAACGAAGACATAACTATTAAAAGATTTTTTAAAGAAAATGATTATATAAAACTTGTTTCGGAAAATAAGGATTATCCTCCGATAGAACAAGAAAAAATTTCTATAATTGGAAAAGTTATAGGATTAATAAGATTAAAAATATAATAATTATTTTAAATCTTTAATAAAATAATGTTTTGACAAAATACGGCTATTTTAGTATAATAAGTAAAATTATATTTCTATAATTAAGGGAAAATTAATGAATTTATTAAAGCCGTTAAAAAGAGAGATAATATATTTCGTTATATTTGCAATTCTTTCGATATTGTTTTTTTATAGCAATTTAACTTTTTCTTATCTTCAAATGGGAGATGTTATTTTGTGGGAGATAAAAAATATTAAAGAAGCTATAGCGAATGGAAATTTTTATTTTTGGAATGGCGCTTATTTTACAATAGCGACAAGCTCGACTGTTCCTCTTCATCCAAAATCTTTATTAATCGCTCTTCTGCCCGTTAATATTTATCCTCAAGTTAGCGTAATGTTTCATATAACTATAATGGGCTACGGTTTATTTTTATTTTTAAGAGAAAAAAAACTTTCGATAAAAGCCTCTATGTTTGGAGCTATCGCTTTAATGTTTTCAAATTCAATTATTACTTTAATATTGCCAGGACATTTGGGAAAATTTGAAACTTATTGTTATTTTCCTTTCGTTTTATATTTTTTATCAAAAGCAATGAATAATGAAAAATGGACTTTCTTCTTTTTTACGGGCGCTTTTTTGGGAATCGCTTTCTTGGGTGGAGCTTTGGATGTAGCAATGTATTTCGCGTTATTTTTAGCGATTTATTTTCTTTATTTATTATATAATAAAAAAAACGAATTAAAATTATTTGACTTTATTAAAAAAGAAAACAAAAAAATTATTTTATTATGCTTAAAATTTTTATTAGTCGCTATATTTTCTTTTTTAATGTCGATTCAAATAATAATGATTACGAAAAATACTCAAGATATGGGCGCTGCGGGAGTTAGCAATAAAAAAGAATTATGGGCTTGGGCTACAAGATGGTCTTATCCGCCCGAAGAAGTTTTAGGATTTTTTATCCCTGGTTTATTCGGTTATTATTCGGGAAGCGAAACTCATCCTTATTGGGGAAGAATAGCGAATATTAAAGGAGAGCCTAAAACTTCAAATTATTCTTTAACGGCGACTAATATCGGTTATATAACTTTTTTATTTATTATATTTGCAATTTTTATAAGCGATAAAAAATACAAAGAAAAATATTTTTGGATTTTAACGGCTTTATTTTTTTTAATAGCAAGTTTCGGGAGATATTTTCCTTTAATTTACGGCGCTTTATTTCAAATTCCAATATTTCAAGATGCAAGAAATCCAAATAAATTTATTGAAATAATACCGATTCCTTTTGCAATAATTTCTTCTTTTGCCGCCGATTATATTTTTAATGCGATAGAATTAAAAACAAAAAAAGAAAATAATTTATTAAAATATTTGGAATATGATTATAAATATATTGATATTGCAAAAAAAATAATGATTGTAATTTCAATCGTTTCATTAATATTCGCTCTTTTAACAATTTTTGGAAAAGGATTTATTTATAATAGTTTTTTAGCGGAATGGCAAGCTCAAAAATCGGCGTTAATTTATAAAAATATATTTATGGCTTTTATAAGATTAACTTTAATATCTTTTATATCAACAATTTTAATTTTAAACTCTATCTCGTTGAAAGAAACAACTTCAAAAGAAAGATATATAG
Protein-coding regions in this window:
- a CDS encoding RbsD/FucU domain-containing protein, whose protein sequence is MFLKNYLYIIYNIYKNVYAIVSTSELEIYANIILKKGVVLFQ
- a CDS encoding L-fuculose-phosphate aldolase; amino-acid sequence: MIKKNNNSNNNRKDLSKQIIAACLKMREDGVNQGTAGNISVRFKDGMLITPSGMPYEIMKPEDIVFVNSKGEAEKDKIPSSEWRFHLSILKDNPNFNAVIHNHAVYSSMVSILNIDYIPAIHYMVGVAGGNKIPCAKYATYGTQELCDNISIAMKGYKACILNNHGLVASDETLQKAYHVMMEVENLARLYIGVKTIGNFSILPDSEMEIVLEKFKNYGLNVKHKIKSNKSNKK
- the galK gene encoding galactokinase, coding for MIPKLHLKIVERFREIFGHKGEAKLYFAPGKVTVIGELIDYSGGNTITAAIDRGTYIVARKRPDSKVNIYAHSFKARKSFSLDDLEKTKEDEWLVYFKGVYSSLIEKDYKVAGIDIYVYTDLPFNTSLASSSSLCGCLTYAILDLNGISDIEPLEMAKLSYEGEKKFASQKTSLTDHVTIFMGKENQVFFFNMNSLEYEYLDFNLGEYCMAVINSNKKRNSSDSEYNARRRECDNAFKKLKEKKPNLKSLCDLKPKDAEFIKSNLQNKEMRRALYVSAEQDRVNQAVKAIKKGSVKDLGNLILKTHDGLSKLYEVSTAELDILVEEAINMDGVMGVCMIGTGFGGGVLMFLKKTEVENVIENLYSKYKEKTRRDADVYIVKPSNGARILPIEE
- a CDS encoding cyclic nucleotide-binding domain-containing protein; translated protein: MSNSKTVKFKKDSIIFIDGQEPKYMFYIIIKGKVEAYSYFADNYTFQYKEGDIIGFYNAVINEPFIFTVKALEDTELLEMNIQEIENINNQSIINKIYNYLILNLERWLDRYYYFLNKANKPYIKTKPKISDIVEMGKIYYNNGFYDAAYKLFNKYKESNENNETVNELLSKIKPIEEPELIENNIYKYKKGYCLYNELKSSDYLYIIKYGKVGVYNIFNSKQVTRRVAIDGDIINGYEPNSKSQSLSTTAIILQDSIIQSIKREEILNLMLTDKNIRLYLIKIMSIRIYGTILRIKAFNANNIASKFIIIIDALIKTELLFKNIKKIKFPYNIYDICSIIGVDYNEIVENELTKIKSLSISENGNLIINNIDEFYEEYNLYSHRILNK
- the lexA gene encoding transcriptional repressor LexA codes for the protein MTELTDKQKDILNFLREFTSENGYPPTVKEVMAKFNFASPTAVTTHLTALEKKGFVKKTGNRARGSVPINIFRNEDSVSIPLLYNEIKSGLLMDSASETIEERFTLPKSIAQDENNFLVKVVGDSMIDAHIKEGDMVLVSPTKIEPNNGDIVVAKIYNKGNEDITIKRFFKENDYIKLVSENKDYPPIEQEKISIIGKVIGLIRLKI
- the prfB gene encoding peptide chain release factor 2 (programmed frameshift), which produces MTLSEIKNIVSNIKEQAKILRGYLDPESIYKRVKEIDEISAKDDFWSDNISAQKLMKERMLLLDKIEPVDNLIKNSNNIYELTELAINSNDNEMEAELESECLELQKVFEELETKNLFSGEFDSKNAYLTLNAGAGGTESCDWASMLSRMYVRFCERHGWTVETTDELPGDEAGIKQISFYIQGLYAYGYLRSEIGVHRLVRISPFDANAKRHTSFVAVSVMPDIDEDIEVDINQADLRIDTYRASGAGGQHVNKTSSAIRITHIPTNIVVQCQAERSQHNNKDMAMKMLKAKLYQLEKEKLDKEKQKIAGEKTDIAWGNQIRSYVFQPYQLVKDLRTGYESGNMNSVMDGNIDEFISAYLKWKIKK
- a CDS encoding FGGY-family carbohydrate kinase, with amino-acid sequence MEKKDRGIIISSVYNSLSDSYAKYIESLKNILQKDINYLHIVGGGSRDKLICKLTKDKTNIKAFAGPVECTAIGNILAQFKSLGLLKNVKEMRELVIKSFDIKEI
- a CDS encoding iron-containing alcohol dehydrogenase; the encoded protein is MARFILNETSYFGAGIRNELSNEVKARGFKKALLVSDKVLDSCGVLQKVKDVLDKGNISYETFLDIKQNPTIKNCKDGLSVFNISIANL